One window from the genome of Buchnera aphidicola str. Ua (Uroleucon ambrosiae) encodes:
- a CDS encoding valine--tRNA ligase, producing MEKNYNPKYLEESLYNFWEKNGFFKPDYTKKTTFCIMMPPPNITGSLHMGHAFQQTIMDVLIRYHRMQGKNTFWQVGTDHAGIATQILVERQIFLDEQKTKKDYSRHEFIKKIWIWKKKSSDIIKKQMRRLGISVDWEHEKFTLDPEISIAVREAFIIFYKNNFIYQKKRLVHWDTKLETVVSDLEVDHRIVKGKKWFIRYPIIQNDFLIRNKMKYLVVSTTRPETLLGDTAIAINPKDPNYSFLIGKFVLSPLVNRVIPIIGDQYANLEKGTGCVKITPAHDFNDYTVGVNHKLPMINIFTLDGRIKSSSEVYNHKGEISDQYSAYIPYQFQQLDILSARIKVVEELEKLKLIEHVEGSDIVVPYSDRSDSIIEPILTNQWYLKTSKLAQEAIHAVKNKKIKFIPEQYERMYLSWMNNIEDWCISRQLWWGHRIPVWYDDQKNIYVGQNEKEIRQKYNISENILLEQDTDVLDTWFSSGLWTFSTLGWPKKTKFLKIFHPTNIIVSGFDIIFFWIARMIMLTMYLIKDKHNHPEVPFKNIYITGLIRDEYGKKMSKSKGNVIDPLDMIDGISLNNLIKKRIKNLLNPKLSNKIIQCTLKQFPEGITSTGTDALRFTFLALASSTRDIKWDMNRLKGYRNFCNKLWHASRFVINNTQNHQFIKFNMNDDMILVNKWILIKLNHTIKLYRQSLDTYRFDIASNILYDFIWNIFCDWYLEFVKVIIKISVPEEINSTKNILIYVLESILKLSHPVMPFITEIIWQRIKLIKNITKKTIMLEPFPEYHQNLFDKKILTNMNWIKKIVIFLRNIRVKMNIRSNKLLPLFIYNINNEKEKIIKENILLIKSISFLDSITIIFETYNKDLCIKEIIDGVEIFIPIIKIIDKEKELERLKKEKNKIKINISKIQNIVFNKNFLKFAPINIVNQEKNKLLELNDTLKKISNQIKVLQN from the coding sequence ATGGAAAAAAATTATAATCCTAAATATCTTGAAGAATCTTTGTATAATTTTTGGGAAAAAAATGGATTTTTTAAACCTGATTATACAAAAAAAACAACATTTTGCATCATGATGCCTCCTCCTAATATTACAGGTAGTCTACATATGGGTCATGCATTTCAACAGACTATTATGGATGTTTTAATTCGTTATCATAGAATGCAAGGAAAAAACACATTTTGGCAAGTTGGAACAGATCATGCAGGTATCGCAACGCAAATATTAGTTGAACGTCAAATATTTTTAGACGAACAAAAAACTAAAAAAGATTATAGTAGACATGAATTTATAAAAAAAATTTGGATATGGAAAAAAAAATCTAGCGATATTATAAAAAAACAAATGAGACGTTTAGGTATATCAGTTGATTGGGAGCATGAAAAATTTACTTTAGATCCTGAAATATCTATTGCTGTAAGAGAAGCTTTTATTATATTTTATAAAAATAACTTTATTTATCAAAAAAAAAGATTAGTACATTGGGATACAAAATTAGAAACTGTAGTTTCAGATTTAGAAGTTGATCATCGTATAGTTAAAGGAAAAAAATGGTTTATTCGTTACCCAATTATTCAAAATGATTTTCTTATAAGAAATAAAATGAAATATTTAGTAGTTTCCACTACTAGACCTGAAACTTTATTAGGCGATACAGCTATTGCTATTAATCCTAAAGATCCGAATTATAGTTTTCTTATTGGAAAATTTGTGTTATCTCCTTTGGTAAATAGAGTAATTCCTATTATTGGAGATCAATATGCTAATTTAGAAAAAGGTACTGGTTGCGTTAAAATTACTCCTGCGCATGATTTCAATGATTATACAGTAGGTGTAAATCATAAATTACCCATGATTAATATTTTTACACTTGATGGTCGTATTAAGTCTAGTTCTGAAGTTTATAATCATAAAGGTGAAATATCTGATCAATATAGCGCATATATTCCATATCAATTTCAACAGTTAGATATTTTATCAGCACGAATAAAAGTTGTTGAAGAATTAGAAAAATTAAAATTAATTGAACATGTTGAAGGATCTGATATTGTTGTCCCTTATAGTGATAGAAGCGATTCTATTATCGAACCTATTCTTACAAATCAATGGTATTTAAAAACATCAAAATTAGCTCAAGAAGCTATTCATGCTGTAAAAAATAAAAAAATTAAGTTTATACCAGAACAATATGAAAGAATGTATTTATCTTGGATGAATAATATTGAAGATTGGTGTATTTCTCGTCAATTATGGTGGGGACACCGTATTCCAGTCTGGTATGATGATCAAAAAAATATATATGTTGGACAAAATGAAAAAGAAATACGTCAAAAATATAATATTTCAGAAAATATATTATTAGAGCAAGATACTGATGTATTAGATACATGGTTTTCTTCGGGTTTATGGACTTTTTCTACATTAGGATGGCCTAAAAAAACTAAGTTTTTAAAAATTTTTCATCCTACTAACATTATAGTAAGTGGATTTGATATCATTTTTTTTTGGATAGCTAGAATGATTATGTTAACAATGTATTTGATTAAAGATAAACATAATCATCCAGAAGTACCTTTTAAAAATATTTATATAACAGGATTAATTCGAGATGAATATGGAAAAAAAATGTCGAAATCAAAAGGAAATGTTATTGACCCATTAGACATGATAGATGGAATTTCTTTAAATAACTTAATTAAAAAAAGAATAAAAAATTTATTAAATCCAAAATTATCTAATAAAATTATTCAATGCACTTTAAAACAATTTCCAGAAGGTATTACATCTACTGGAACAGATGCATTACGTTTTACATTTTTAGCGTTAGCTTCTAGTACACGTGATATAAAATGGGACATGAATCGATTAAAAGGATATCGTAATTTTTGTAATAAACTGTGGCATGCTAGTAGATTTGTTATAAATAATACACAAAATCATCAGTTTATAAAATTTAATATGAATGATGATATGATTTTAGTAAATAAATGGATTTTAATAAAATTGAATCATACAATAAAATTATATCGTCAATCATTAGATACTTATCGATTTGATATTGCATCTAATATTTTATATGATTTTATTTGGAATATTTTTTGTGATTGGTATTTAGAATTTGTAAAAGTAATTATTAAAATAAGCGTACCTGAAGAAATTAATTCTACTAAAAATATTTTAATATATGTTCTAGAATCTATTTTAAAACTCTCACATCCTGTGATGCCTTTTATAACAGAAATTATTTGGCAACGTATTAAATTGATAAAAAATATTACAAAAAAAACAATTATGTTAGAACCTTTTCCAGAATATCATCAAAATTTATTTGATAAAAAAATATTAACAAATATGAACTGGATAAAAAAGATTGTTATTTTTTTAAGAAATATCAGAGTTAAAATGAATATTCGTTCTAATAAATTATTACCATTATTTATATATAATATAAATAATGAAAAAGAAAAAATTATTAAAGAAAATATATTACTTATAAAAAGTATATCTTTTTTAGATAGTATTACTATTATTTTTGAAACATATAATAAAGATTTATGTATTAAAGAAATTATAGATGGAGTAGAAATTTTTATTCCAATTATAAAAATAATCGACAAAGAAAAAGAATTAGAACGTTTAAAAAAAGAAAAAAATAAAATTAAAATCAATATATCTAAAATTCAAAATATAGTTTTTAATAAAAATTTTTTAAAATTTGCTCCAATAAATATAGTTAATCAAGAAAAAAATAAATTATTAGAATTAAATGACACATTAAAAAAAATATCTAATCAAATAAAAGTTTTACAAAATTAA
- the rlmKL gene encoding bifunctional 23S rRNA (guanine(2069)-N(7))-methyltransferase RlmK/23S rRNA (guanine(2445)-N(2))-methyltransferase RlmL, translating to MKINYLFASTHFGTEQLLKQELLRLGIKNSTIINGGVYYEANDFLLYKTLMWSRIASRIFLCITNFYIKNSQDLYLKIYDIDWNKIFYKNSTFAINFKGTNNIIRNSLFGALITKDAIIDQFRKKYCIRLNINLIEPDIRIKLLLLNNNIIHVMLDLSGESLHKRGYRKFFNQTPIKENLASAIIINSGWNKNLPIIDPMCGSGTLLIEAAMMASNRAPGLKRSKWGFQSWKDYNKKIWTQIIQEAKEKFEIGMQTCLKNFFIGYDSNTDIIKKAKINALHAGVLKIIEFKTQNLENFKNINQTKIESGILLTNPPYGNRYKTESQLVSLYIQLGIISKNYFENWKLSIFSASKFLFNFLQMKPNKKYFFKNGSLDCIQHNYTIYLKNKVIINNEYENRLKKNFKKFKKWADIQNIECFRIYNADLPNYNIIVDVYKNWIVIQEYQAPKEIHSYKTLRRLCDAIYYTKKILSVSIDNIIFKIRKKNTHKTQYKKLSNSNNFILIQEYHAKFLVNLIDYIDTGLFSDKRILRKLLGKMSYDKDFLNLFSYTATASVYAGLGNAKSTTSIDISNTYIKWSMKNMAINNLTGSQHIFIKSDCLKWIKKTHKTFDLIFINPPTFSNSKNMNQSFDVKKDYFNLMINLKKILRYHGYIIFSSSTKNFELDYNFMNKIKLYAKKITQQVQSKDYLKYSNNYHSWLIQHIQ from the coding sequence ATGAAAATAAATTATTTGTTTGCAAGTACTCACTTTGGAACTGAGCAATTACTAAAACAAGAATTATTACGTTTAGGAATTAAAAATAGTACTATTATAAATGGAGGAGTTTATTATGAAGCAAATGATTTTTTGTTATATAAAACTTTAATGTGGAGTCGTATTGCGTCACGTATTTTTTTATGTATTACAAATTTTTATATAAAAAATAGCCAAGATCTTTATTTAAAAATATATGATATTGATTGGAATAAAATTTTTTATAAAAATAGCACTTTTGCTATTAATTTTAAAGGAACAAATAATATTATACGTAATAGTTTGTTTGGAGCATTAATTACAAAAGATGCAATTATTGATCAATTTAGAAAAAAATATTGTATTCGTCTAAATATTAATTTAATTGAACCAGATATTCGAATAAAATTATTATTATTAAATAATAATATAATACATGTAATGCTAGATTTAAGTGGAGAATCTTTACATAAAAGAGGATATCGTAAATTTTTTAATCAAACTCCAATTAAAGAAAATTTAGCTAGCGCAATAATTATTAATTCAGGATGGAATAAAAATTTACCAATAATTGACCCCATGTGTGGTTCAGGAACTTTATTAATTGAAGCAGCTATGATGGCTTCTAATAGAGCACCAGGGCTCAAAAGATCAAAATGGGGGTTTCAATCATGGAAAGATTATAATAAAAAAATATGGACGCAAATTATACAAGAAGCAAAAGAAAAATTTGAAATCGGTATGCAAACATGTCTAAAAAATTTTTTTATAGGATATGATTCAAATACAGACATCATAAAAAAAGCTAAAATTAATGCATTACATGCAGGCGTATTAAAAATCATTGAGTTTAAAACACAAAATCTAGAAAATTTTAAAAACATAAATCAAACAAAAATAGAATCAGGAATATTGTTAACTAATCCACCATATGGAAATAGATATAAAACTGAAAGCCAATTAGTAAGTTTATATATACAATTGGGTATCATATCTAAAAATTATTTTGAAAATTGGAAATTATCTATATTTAGCGCATCAAAATTTTTATTCAATTTCTTGCAAATGAAACCTAACAAAAAATATTTTTTTAAAAATGGTTCATTAGATTGCATTCAACATAACTATACTATTTATTTAAAAAATAAAGTTATCATAAATAATGAATACGAAAATAGATTAAAAAAAAATTTTAAAAAATTTAAAAAATGGGCTGATATTCAAAATATAGAATGTTTTCGTATATATAATGCTGATTTGCCAAATTATAATATCATAGTAGATGTTTATAAAAATTGGATAGTAATTCAAGAATATCAAGCTCCAAAAGAAATACATAGTTATAAAACTTTAAGAAGATTATGTGATGCTATCTACTATACTAAAAAAATATTATCTGTTTCAATAGATAATATAATTTTCAAAATTAGAAAAAAAAATACACATAAAACACAGTATAAAAAGCTATCTAATAGTAATAATTTTATTTTAATTCAAGAATATCATGCAAAATTTTTAGTCAATTTAATAGATTATATAGATACTGGATTATTTTCTGATAAAAGAATTTTAAGAAAATTATTAGGTAAAATGTCTTATGATAAAGATTTTCTTAATTTATTTTCATATACTGCTACTGCTAGTGTATATGCTGGATTAGGTAATGCTAAAAGCACCACTAGTATAGATATTTCTAATACTTATATTAAATGGTCTATGAAAAATATGGCTATTAATAATTTAACTGGATCTCAACATATTTTTATTAAATCTGATTGTTTAAAATGGATAAAAAAGACTCATAAAACATTTGATTTAATATTTATTAATCCACCAACTTTTTCTAATTCTAAAAATATGAATCAATCATTTGACGTAAAAAAAGATTATTTTAATTTGATGATTAATTTAAAAAAAATTTTACGTTATCATGGTTATATTATTTTTTCTAGTTCTACAAAAAATTTTGAACTTGATTATAATTTTATGAACAAGATCAAATTATATGCAAAAAAAATTACTCAACAAGTACAATCAAAAGATTATTTAAAATATTCTAATAATTATCATTCATGGCTAATACAGCATATACAATAA
- a CDS encoding leucyl aminopeptidase has protein sequence MNFFVKNCLLEQENTDCIILAIFSSCEFSESLHDLNKCSDNYISSLVKLGDIQGKIGETLLLYNIPNIISKRILLVGCGNKNKIHKSDFKKIIESSTKVLKKLAVKNVIYSFSELIIDVNNNIYWIIRVLLLSIENSFYNILKINSVKKNNLNINHITFNVLIKYDLHHAQVSLKHSLAISHGIQSAKNLSNLPPNICNPLYLSYEVKKLYKKYKKNITIEIIDMEQMKKLGMHAYLAVGNGARNKSFMSIIKYSRKDIITKKTIVLVGKGLTFDSGGISIKPSANMHYMKYDMCGAAAVYGILIMVAELELPLTIIGILSGCENMPGSQAFRPGDVLTTMSGKTVEILNTDAEGRLVLCDSLTYVERFAPDIVIDIATLTGACVTALGESISGLFSNNQDLEKQLYLASQQTNDQVWSLPLVSEYQKKLTSNIADFSNTGTSSAGAITAACFLSNFTKKYKWAHLDIAGTAWTSNKKSGATGRPVELLCQFLLNQLNNYDE, from the coding sequence ATGAATTTTTTTGTAAAAAACTGTTTATTAGAGCAAGAAAATACTGATTGCATTATTTTAGCGATTTTTTCATCATGTGAATTTTCTGAATCTTTACATGATTTAAATAAATGCAGTGATAATTATATTTCATCTTTAGTTAAGTTAGGTGATATTCAAGGTAAAATAGGAGAAACACTTTTATTATACAATATACCTAATATTATTTCGAAAAGAATATTATTAGTAGGTTGTGGAAATAAAAATAAAATACATAAATCAGATTTCAAAAAAATTATAGAAAGCAGTACAAAAGTGTTAAAAAAGCTTGCTGTCAAAAATGTAATTTATTCTTTTTCAGAATTAATTATTGATGTTAATAATAACATATATTGGATTATTAGAGTTTTGTTGCTTTCTATAGAAAATAGTTTCTATAATATTCTTAAAATAAATAGCGTTAAAAAAAATAATTTAAATATAAATCATATTACTTTTAACGTACTGATAAAATATGATTTACATCATGCACAAGTATCTTTAAAACATTCATTAGCAATCAGTCATGGTATTCAATCAGCTAAAAATTTAAGCAATTTACCACCAAATATTTGTAATCCATTATATTTATCTTATGAAGTAAAAAAATTATACAAAAAATATAAAAAAAATATTACTATCGAAATTATTGATATGGAGCAAATGAAAAAATTAGGAATGCATGCATATTTAGCTGTTGGCAACGGAGCAAGGAATAAATCTTTTATGTCTATAATTAAATATTCTAGAAAAGATATTATTACAAAAAAAACCATTGTTTTAGTAGGAAAGGGGTTAACATTTGATTCTGGTGGGATATCTATAAAACCTTCTGCTAATATGCATTATATGAAATATGATATGTGTGGTGCTGCAGCTGTATATGGTATATTAATTATGGTAGCTGAATTAGAACTTCCTTTAACAATAATAGGTATTTTATCTGGTTGTGAAAATATGCCGGGAAGTCAAGCTTTTAGACCTGGAGATGTGTTAACTACTATGTCAGGTAAAACAGTAGAGATATTAAATACAGATGCAGAAGGACGTTTAGTTTTATGTGATTCATTAACATATGTAGAACGTTTTGCTCCTGACATAGTCATTGATATTGCTACATTAACTGGAGCTTGTGTTACAGCTTTAGGAGAATCAATTAGTGGTCTTTTTAGCAATAATCAAGATCTTGAAAAACAATTATATCTTGCTTCACAACAAACAAATGATCAAGTATGGTCTTTACCATTAGTTTCAGAATATCAAAAAAAATTAACTTCTAATATTGCAGATTTTTCTAATACTGGAACAAGTTCTGCTGGAGCCATAACTGCAGCTTGTTTTCTTTCGAATTTCACAAAAAAATATAAATGGGCACATTTAGACATTGCTGGTACTGCATGGACGTCTAATAAAAAATCAGGCGCAACTGGACGTCCTGTAGAACTATTATGTCAATTTTTATTGAATCAACTAAATAATTATGATGAATAA
- a CDS encoding ATP-binding cassette domain-containing protein encodes MSLIHLKNAYLTFNNVNILKNSTLSLKKNERVCLIGKNGTGKSTLLKVINKQQDLDLGDVIYKKNIKISYLKQDNPINLNISLNDFIYEGFNNKTYNEKHHIKNIIQINKFIELIKLNKYSLLSDLSGGLLRKATLARTLIGEPDILLLDEPTNHLDIKTIQWLEKFLKKFSGSILFVSHDRNFIQNISTRIVDLDRGKLISWPGNYNNFIKLKNESNRIEIIQKKLFDKNLNKEEQWMKKNLKARSTRNEGRVQNLKILRQEDHDYKKIEILNSISINESKKYIGKIVFKLENIKYLINKKIIIQNFSSIVQYGDKIGLIGDNGCGKSTLIKILLGINQPKTGKIYISNQLKISYFDQNRSALNLNKSIIENISYGKEYFSLNGKEIHIISYLKNFLFKPNQLKSLVKTLSGGECNRLLLAQLFLQPSNVLILDEPTNDLDLDTLQLIEKIIINYTGTVLIVSHDETFINNTVNKCWLFKKNGHIETHLGNYKSFKKTNNNLIIKQKICHVSSKNIKTKISNTLIKELNQTLHKIEKIEEIIKNLQKLINEPNFFKKKLEEKLPILHTLSKEEKKLTHNMMYWEKLEKKIHQKNIT; translated from the coding sequence ATGTCTTTGATTCATTTGAAAAATGCTTATTTAACATTTAATAATGTAAACATCCTGAAAAATAGTACATTATCTCTTAAAAAAAATGAAAGAGTATGTTTAATTGGAAAAAATGGAACTGGTAAATCAACTTTATTAAAAGTCATTAATAAACAACAAGATTTAGATCTTGGTGATGTTATTTATAAAAAAAATATAAAAATATCTTATTTAAAACAAGATAATCCTATAAATCTAAATATCTCCTTAAATGATTTTATTTATGAAGGATTTAATAATAAAACATACAATGAAAAACACCACATAAAAAATATAATACAAATAAATAAATTTATTGAATTAATTAAATTAAATAAATATTCTTTACTATCCGATTTATCTGGAGGTTTATTAAGAAAAGCAACTTTAGCACGTACATTAATAGGAGAGCCTGATATACTTTTACTAGATGAACCTACTAATCATTTAGATATAAAAACTATTCAATGGCTAGAAAAATTCTTAAAAAAATTTTCTGGTAGTATTTTATTTGTATCACATGATAGAAATTTTATTCAAAATATATCTACTCGTATTGTAGATCTAGATCGCGGAAAATTAATTTCTTGGCCAGGAAATTATAACAATTTTATCAAACTAAAAAATGAAAGCAATCGTATTGAAATAATACAAAAAAAATTATTTGATAAAAATTTAAATAAAGAAGAACAATGGATGAAAAAGAATCTTAAGGCAAGATCTACACGAAATGAAGGAAGAGTGCAAAATTTAAAAATTTTAAGACAAGAAGATCATGATTATAAAAAAATAGAAATATTGAATAGTATTTCAATTAATGAATCTAAAAAATACATAGGAAAAATTGTTTTTAAATTAGAAAATATAAAATATTTAATTAATAAAAAAATTATTATCCAAAATTTTTCATCAATTGTTCAGTATGGAGATAAAATTGGATTAATCGGTGATAATGGATGTGGAAAAAGCACATTAATTAAAATTTTATTAGGAATAAATCAACCTAAAACAGGAAAAATTTACATAAGTAATCAATTAAAAATATCATATTTTGATCAAAACCGATCTGCTTTAAATCTAAATAAATCTATTATTGAAAATATATCTTATGGTAAAGAGTATTTTTCTTTAAATGGTAAAGAAATACATATAATAAGTTATCTAAAAAACTTTCTTTTTAAACCTAATCAATTAAAATCTTTAGTGAAAACATTATCTGGTGGAGAATGTAATAGATTATTGCTAGCTCAATTATTTTTACAACCTAGTAATGTCTTAATTCTTGATGAACCAACAAATGATCTAGATTTAGATACTTTGCAATTAATAGAAAAAATTATTATAAACTATACAGGTACTGTTTTAATTGTTAGTCATGACGAAACTTTTATTAATAATACAGTTAATAAATGTTGGTTATTTAAAAAAAATGGACATATTGAAACTCATTTAGGAAATTACAAATCTTTTAAAAAAACAAATAATAATTTAATAATCAAACAAAAAATATGCCATGTTTCTTCAAAAAATATAAAAACAAAAATATCAAATACTTTAATCAAGGAATTAAATCAAACATTACATAAAATAGAAAAAATAGAAGAAATAATTAAAAATTTACAAAAATTAATTAATGAACCAAATTTTTTTAAAAAAAAATTAGAAGAAAAATTACCAATACTTCACACATTATCTAAAGAAGAAAAAAAACTAACACACAATATGATGTATTGGGAAAAATTAGAAAAAAAAATACATCAAAAAAATATTACATGA
- a CDS encoding rhodanese-related sulfurtransferase gives MSILHNLTSRNELKKRILSNNDERLTLSFYKYFIIHDVKKYRDIIYQYFNQYNILGRVYIAQEGINAQISIPKQYYSLLIKFLTQLDTQLKNLRINKALNNNTSFWVLSVKIRHKIVQDGITQDFFNPDHVGIYIKSKTVNLMLNDKNTIFVDMRNSYEYAIGHFENAIEIKSSTFREQLKTVIKVMSYAKNKNIVMYCTGGIRCEKATAWMLFNGFKNIYHIDGGILGYVHDAKKKGLPILFKGSNFVFDYRMSEKISNEIISFCQQCNQPADTYVNCQYNLCHLLFIQCYQCMIYFQKCCSTLCMKNYALQK, from the coding sequence ATGTCTATTCTACATAATCTTACTTCTAGAAATGAACTAAAAAAACGTATCTTATCTAACAATGATGAACGTTTAACATTATCTTTTTATAAATATTTTATCATTCATGATGTTAAAAAATATAGAGATATAATTTATCAATATTTTAATCAATATAATATTTTAGGACGTGTTTATATTGCTCAAGAAGGAATTAATGCGCAAATAAGTATTCCAAAACAATATTATTCATTATTAATAAAATTTTTAACTCAATTAGATACTCAATTAAAAAATTTACGTATTAATAAAGCATTAAATAATAATACTTCTTTCTGGGTTCTATCTGTTAAAATTAGACATAAAATTGTACAAGATGGTATTACGCAAGATTTTTTTAATCCTGATCATGTTGGTATTTATATTAAATCTAAAACTGTAAATTTAATGTTAAATGACAAAAATACGATCTTTGTTGATATGAGAAATTCTTATGAATATGCTATTGGTCATTTTGAAAATGCAATAGAAATTAAAAGCTCAACTTTTCGTGAACAGTTAAAAACTGTAATAAAGGTAATGAGTTATGCCAAAAATAAGAACATTGTTATGTATTGTACTGGTGGTATTCGTTGTGAAAAGGCAACTGCTTGGATGCTTTTTAATGGTTTTAAAAATATATATCACATAGATGGAGGAATTCTTGGTTATGTACATGATGCTAAAAAAAAAGGATTACCAATTTTATTCAAGGGAAGTAATTTTGTTTTTGATTATCGCATGAGTGAAAAAATTTCAAATGAAATAATATCTTTTTGTCAACAATGTAATCAACCTGCTGATACTTATGTGAACTGTCAATATAATTTATGTCATCTTCTTTTTATTCAATGTTATCAATGCATGATATATTTTCAAAAATGTTGTTCTACATTATGTATGAAAAATTATGCATTACAAAAATAA
- the pncB gene encoding nicotinate phosphoribosyltransferase: MKQYHNPIIKTLLDTDAYKFHMQQAIFYHYDNVHVVSEFFCRGENNLGCYANILLEQINMMQSLSLSHAEYMYLISFPYFKRKYLNWLKNFRYNIAQVKIKNHRGQLKIRISGLWKEIILWEVPILSLISEIFHYNLSPNINTQLAITHLDNKLKKFFNNTNTLDLSHLKIVDFGTRRRFSYDVQLSVIERLKKICPFFIGSSNYHISRVLQLKPVGTQAHEWFQAHQQISTNLKNSQILALKIWLRQYKNYLNIALTDSINMNAFLSDFNFSLASSYQGIRHDSGDPFKWSEKAIKHYNKLGINPLTKTLLFSDNLNFEKIIFLYKNFYRKINMIFGIGTQLTCDIPYVKPLNIVIKLVKCNGKPVAKISDSPGKTYCVDSHFLNILCKTFDVSLNK, from the coding sequence ATGAAACAATATCATAATCCAATAATAAAAACATTGCTTGATACTGATGCATATAAATTTCATATGCAACAAGCTATTTTTTATCATTATGATAATGTTCATGTAGTTTCTGAGTTTTTTTGTAGAGGAGAAAATAATTTAGGTTGTTATGCGAATATTTTATTAGAACAGATTAATATGATGCAATCTTTATCTTTAAGTCATGCAGAATATATGTATCTAATTTCTTTTCCATATTTTAAAAGAAAATATCTAAACTGGTTAAAAAATTTTCGTTATAATATTGCGCAAGTGAAAATTAAAAATCATCGAGGACAATTAAAGATTCGTATCAGTGGTTTATGGAAAGAAATAATATTATGGGAAGTACCTATTTTATCTTTAATTAGTGAAATATTTCATTATAATTTATCTCCAAATATTAATACTCAACTAGCTATTACACACTTAGATAATAAATTAAAAAAATTTTTTAATAATACGAATACATTAGATTTATCTCATTTAAAAATTGTTGATTTTGGCACAAGAAGACGGTTTTCTTATGATGTTCAATTATCTGTTATTGAAAGATTAAAAAAAATATGTCCTTTTTTTATTGGTTCCAGTAACTATCATATATCTCGTGTATTACAATTAAAACCTGTAGGAACACAAGCGCATGAATGGTTTCAAGCGCATCAACAAATTAGTACTAATTTGAAAAATAGTCAGATTTTAGCTTTAAAAATATGGCTACGTCAGTACAAAAATTATTTAAATATTGCTCTGACAGATTCAATTAATATGAATGCTTTTTTAAGTGATTTTAATTTCAGTTTAGCTTCTTCTTATCAAGGAATCAGACATGATTCTGGTGATCCATTTAAATGGTCTGAAAAAGCTATTAAACATTATAATAAATTAGGTATTAATCCTTTAACTAAAACGTTATTGTTTTCTGATAATTTAAATTTTGAAAAAATTATATTTTTATATAAAAATTTTTATAGAAAGATTAATATGATATTTGGTATTGGAACACAATTAACTTGCGATATTCCATATGTTAAGCCTTTAAATATTGTTATTAAATTAGTGAAATGCAATGGTAAACCTGTGGCTAAAATATCTGATAGTCCAGGTAAAACATATTGTGTAGATTCACATTTTTTAAATATTTTATGTAAAACATTTGATGTATCGTTAAATAAATAG